Below is a window of Cytophaga hutchinsonii ATCC 33406 DNA.
ACAAGCTAAGCAGCAATACAGAATTTGGAGATAAAATCTGCCGGTTTGCATCCGAAGGACTTTTCATTCACAAACAAAAGCAGCAAATAGATATACTGTCAAAAACGGCAACAGAAAGATACATTGAATTGCAGGCCGAACAACCAACTATTATTCAGCGAACACCTCAAAAATACATTGCATCTTATCTCGGAATAACGCCTCAAAGTTTGAGTAGAATAAGAAACGAGTGTGCACTTAAGCATTAGTTACCATATGGTAACAGAAAAAGTATTTTTCAATCAGAACTTTGCAAAAACAAGATCTGATATGAAACTATTTTATACCCTTTTGATTACAGGAACTGCCACTCTCCTATTAGTAACTGCGCCAACTTTTACCAATTATATTTCCCTACATATTCATTCTGATAATTTTGTTAATGGTTTAGCAACGTATCAGATTTTTGCTTTGACAGTAGCAACGTTAGCGACAATATCCATTCTGCTTTTAAACCCTGCCAGCAAACAGTTTATCCGCATAGGACAAATAAATACAATGGCCGAAAAAGAAAAATGGCTTGGAATAAACGGCAAATCTTCGTGGAAAGTAAACGGTCTTCAATTGTTGTTCTTTGTAAGTGCTGCAACTGGAATATGTATGTTCTTAGCCGTAAAATATACAAACAGCATGGACAATTTTACGTGGGGCTTTATGCCCTTCGTGTTAGTGTTTTCCCTGACAAACGCAGTGTCAGAAGAGTTGATTTTTCGTTTTGGTATTGTCGGCGGACTGTTCAATCAGTATTCGA
It encodes the following:
- a CDS encoding CPBP family intramembrane glutamic endopeptidase; its protein translation is MKLFYTLLITGTATLLLVTAPTFTNYISLHIHSDNFVNGLATYQIFALTVATLATISILLLNPASKQFIRIGQINTMAEKEKWLGINGKSSWKVNGLQLLFFVSAATGICMFLAVKYTNSMDNFTWGFMPFVLVFSLTNAVSEELIFRFGIVGGLFNQYSKPTILILSAILFGLPHYFGFPSGFIGILMSAVLGYILCKATIETKGLSIAWTIHFIQDIIIFTALMMMHVKQNTLL